A window of the Acidobacteriota bacterium genome harbors these coding sequences:
- a CDS encoding DUF5678 domain-containing protein yields the protein MSEVTLEKVIAEIDALNQESLRQLRQVVDEKLQRLEQATSEPTPNKLPVPRFLGYTAPPKDRTKEYEWLRAHRQEYLHQWVALDDDNLLAHGKKFKEVIETARQKGVPDALMIFVEPPDAPPFVLW from the coding sequence ATGTCTGAAGTGACGCTCGAAAAAGTTATTGCTGAGATTGATGCCTTGAATCAGGAAAGCTTGCGTCAATTGCGTCAAGTGGTGGACGAAAAATTGCAGCGGCTGGAACAAGCAACTTCAGAACCGACGCCCAATAAACTTCCAGTGCCGCGATTTCTCGGCTACACTGCGCCTCCCAAAGACCGCACCAAAGAATACGAGTGGTTACGAGCGCACCGTCAGGAATATTTGCATCAATGGGTAGCGTTGGATGATGATAATTTGCTTGCACATGGCAAAAAGTTCAAAGAAGTCATTGAAACAGCGCGACAAAAAGGGGTTCCTGATGCATTGATGATTTTTGTCGAACCGCCCGATGCGCCGCCATTTGTGTTGTGGTAA
- a CDS encoding PQQ-binding-like beta-propeller repeat protein, translated as MTQRIFIAGFILLFCLNISFAENWAQWRGPNLNGTSSEKNLPTTWSETENLTWKVPMPALSGSTPIIWGELIFLNIADGDSLYLWCLNRAKGETLWRKLLGTGNVKMRKQNMSSPSPVTDGQNVWVMTGTGVLKAFDFKGAETWARDIQKDYGHFGLNWGYASSPLLHEDSLYVQVLHGMRTDDPSYILRIDKKTGKTLWRVERPTQAIQESPDSYATPALLKYGNTKEIVITGGDCVTGHDLATGKELWRVNGLNPENHPFYRIVASPVVADGIVYSPSRVKPVVAIKAGGRGDITASHKLWSFDRGPDVPTPVTDGKYFYSFDDRGVTWCLDAKTGKVIWGPERIKPATYSASPILADGKIYITNEDGLTVVLKAGDKFEVLAENDLKDYCLSTLAISDGQIFIRTTQHLYCIGKRVAR; from the coding sequence GTGACCCAACGAATTTTCATTGCGGGATTCATCCTTTTGTTTTGTCTGAATATTTCGTTTGCCGAAAATTGGGCGCAATGGCGCGGACCCAATTTAAACGGCACGAGCAGCGAAAAGAATCTGCCGACCACCTGGAGCGAAACCGAAAACCTTACCTGGAAAGTGCCGATGCCTGCCTTGAGCGGGTCAACGCCGATTATCTGGGGTGAATTGATTTTTTTAAACATCGCTGATGGCGATAGCCTCTACCTCTGGTGTTTAAATCGCGCCAAAGGCGAAACGCTTTGGAGGAAACTTTTAGGCACCGGCAATGTCAAAATGCGCAAACAGAATATGTCATCGCCCAGTCCTGTCACCGATGGGCAAAACGTCTGGGTGATGACCGGCACCGGCGTTTTAAAAGCTTTTGATTTCAAAGGCGCGGAAACTTGGGCGCGCGATATTCAAAAAGATTACGGACATTTCGGCTTGAACTGGGGTTATGCTTCATCGCCGCTTCTCCATGAAGATTCGCTTTATGTGCAGGTGCTTCACGGCATGCGAACCGATGACCCGTCATACATCCTTCGCATTGATAAAAAAACCGGCAAGACTTTGTGGCGGGTTGAACGTCCTACGCAAGCCATACAGGAATCGCCCGATTCCTATGCGACACCGGCGCTTCTGAAATACGGCAACACCAAAGAAATCGTCATCACCGGCGGCGATTGTGTAACCGGGCACGACCTGGCGACCGGCAAAGAGTTGTGGCGCGTCAATGGTCTCAATCCCGAAAACCATCCGTTTTATCGCATCGTCGCGTCGCCTGTGGTTGCAGATGGCATCGTCTATTCACCGAGTCGCGTCAAGCCTGTAGTCGCGATTAAAGCCGGAGGGCGCGGCGATATTACCGCTTCGCATAAGCTCTGGTCATTTGATAGAGGACCCGATGTGCCGACGCCGGTGACCGATGGAAAATATTTTTATTCGTTCGATGACCGGGGCGTCACCTGGTGTCTGGATGCGAAAACCGGAAAAGTCATCTGGGGACCTGAACGCATTAAACCCGCGACCTACAGCGCCTCGCCTATCTTGGCGGACGGCAAAATTTACATCACCAATGAAGACGGACTCACCGTCGTGTTAAAAGCCGGTGATAAATTTGAAGTGCTCGCTGAAAACGATTTGAAAGATTATTGTCTGAGTACGCTGGCAATTTCCGACGGGCAGATTTTCATTCGCACCACGCAGCACCTTTATTGCATCGGCAAACGTGTAGCCAGATAA
- a CDS encoding PQQ-binding-like beta-propeller repeat protein encodes MLKRNLFRPVFFVALTTFFITQSTLAQDWAQWRGAGRDGIANGFVQPKSLPEQLQRQWKIEIGIGHASPVVVGKRIFTFTRVGELETVAAYDLASGKPIWKDSYAVDYKMNPAAVTHGKGPKSTPVIANGKLYTFGINGVLSCYDATTGARRWRKEFSKEFKTTSPDFGVAMSPIVDKGLVIAHVGGLNSGALTAFDAETGEVKWRWMGDGPAYASPIVVELGGTRQLVTQSQVNIIGVNPANGELLWQIPFTTAYLQNIVTPVAYKDTLIFSGIDKGTFAVRLTKSDGKFKPETVWENKEVAMYMNSPVLRGDYLYGMSHKKKGQYFCLDARTGKTLWTSAGREGDNAAIVAAGSWLFLLDDGAELTVANASEKQYQILKKYTVADSPTWAHPAIIGKQVLIKDQNSLALWSFE; translated from the coding sequence ATGCTTAAAAGAAACCTTTTTCGCCCAGTTTTTTTCGTTGCTTTAACTACTTTCTTCATCACTCAATCAACTCTTGCGCAAGATTGGGCGCAATGGCGCGGCGCGGGTCGTGATGGCATTGCCAACGGTTTTGTTCAACCCAAAAGCTTGCCGGAACAATTGCAACGCCAATGGAAAATCGAAATCGGTATCGGGCATGCATCGCCTGTGGTTGTCGGCAAGCGCATTTTTACGTTCACGCGAGTGGGCGAACTCGAAACCGTTGCCGCTTATGATTTGGCAAGCGGCAAACCAATCTGGAAAGACAGCTATGCGGTGGATTACAAGATGAATCCCGCTGCCGTCACCCACGGCAAGGGACCGAAATCAACTCCGGTTATCGCCAACGGCAAGCTTTATACTTTCGGCATCAACGGGGTGCTGTCCTGCTACGACGCGACGACTGGCGCGCGCCGATGGCGCAAGGAATTTTCCAAAGAATTTAAAACCACCTCACCCGATTTCGGCGTCGCTATGTCGCCCATCGTGGATAAGGGGTTAGTGATTGCGCATGTCGGCGGCTTGAATAGCGGCGCGCTCACGGCATTTGATGCCGAGACCGGCGAGGTGAAATGGCGCTGGATGGGCGATGGTCCCGCTTACGCTTCGCCGATTGTCGTTGAACTCGGCGGCACGCGGCAACTGGTTACGCAGTCACAAGTCAACATCATCGGCGTCAACCCGGCGAATGGCGAATTGCTCTGGCAGATACCATTTACCACAGCGTATTTGCAAAACATCGTCACTCCCGTCGCCTATAAAGACACGTTGATTTTTTCCGGCATCGACAAAGGCACATTTGCAGTTCGCCTCACAAAAAGCGATGGGAAATTCAAGCCCGAAACTGTCTGGGAAAATAAAGAGGTGGCGATGTACATGAATTCGCCTGTACTGCGAGGCGATTATCTTTACGGCATGTCGCACAAGAAAAAAGGGCAATACTTTTGCCTTGATGCGAGGACTGGCAAAACCCTTTGGACAAGCGCAGGACGCGAAGGCGACAATGCGGCAATCGTCGCTGCCGGGTCATGGCTATTTCTGCTCGACGACGGCGCGGAACTCACGGTTGCCAATGCTTCTGAAAAACAGTATCAGATACTCAAGAAATACACCGTCGCCGATAGTCCGACGTGGGCGCATCCCGCAATAATCGGCAAGCAGGTGTTGATTAAAGACCAGAACTCACTGGCGCTTTGGAGTTTTGAATAA
- a CDS encoding HNH endonuclease gives MTAKAISRAVRRMVRQRAGNRCEYCRHPADYACAPFVCEHILPRVFSEDDSIENLAFACAACNGHKYAKTEAPDAQTRRSVSLFHPRRQQWSRHFQWSDDSLFIIGRTATGRATVDALHLNRPEVVNLRRALKALGEHPPSKK, from the coding sequence ATGACAGCTAAAGCCATCTCGCGCGCCGTGCGACGGATGGTTCGCCAACGGGCTGGCAATCGTTGCGAATATTGCCGCCATCCGGCTGACTATGCTTGCGCGCCTTTTGTTTGCGAACATATTTTGCCGCGTGTGTTCAGCGAAGATGATTCAATAGAAAATCTGGCGTTTGCCTGTGCGGCTTGTAATGGACATAAATATGCGAAAACTGAGGCACCCGATGCGCAAACCCGACGCTCGGTTTCGCTGTTTCATCCGCGTCGGCAGCAATGGTCGAGACATTTTCAATGGAGTGATGATTCGCTGTTCATCATCGGACGAACGGCTACCGGCAGAGCGACGGTTGATGCTTTGCATCTGAATCGCCCGGAAGTCGTCAACTTGCGTCGCGCCTTGAAAGCCCTTGGCGAACACCCGCCCTCTAAGAAGTGA
- a CDS encoding FtsX-like permease family protein: MKTSRLIKQNLLHFWRTNLAVISGVATAVAVLAGALLVGDSVRASLRELFLSRLGNTDYIISSTSFFREPLAADLQANNQFSANFKAACPVITLNGYVTHEKSKQSASQVQVYGIDERFWQFHGKTAHPIEDRELLMSEALAAELGSNANDSILLRIEKPSAIPAGSLHGKKDDLGRTIRLSMREALSESMLGSFSLRPQQGQVRAIFVSLRRLQKDLEMQGKANALLIQGSQESGVGSRESGKVATLAKILKEQFALEDLGLKLRVLEDQSCIQLESDSAIINDTIADEVKTVAASSGAKAEPVLSYLANTISTESHAIPYSLVTAFDETRLATLTKSNPVSRNTSAKNDASHSTQTAPQNATGNAESGYANPRAAQGTVTAQSPPIILNDWAASDLHARVGDVITLEYYVWQEDGKLETARANFRLAGVTSIAGAAADRNLVPDYPGISDTASLSDWDPPFPVDLKRVRPKDDAYWKQYRTTPKAFIELPVGQRLWQTRYGRATSMRIYPEDKSDLQSSLANFKTRLRDALDPVAAGLVVFDVKAQGLKASQGATDFGEYFIYFSFFLVVSALMLASLFFKLGIEQRVREIGLLRAIGFSNSKVRNLFLIEGVMLAALGSLIGIVAAIIFAWLLMVGLKTFWVGAVGTTLLRLHISPISLIFGSLGGVIAALLCIWWTLRALKRAAPRALLSGVVVGDQSPVVGEKNKRQGFAIGRLFSARVAAIIFAILGFALLAMAATNRIGQVAGFFGAGISLLVALLGWQSVWLRSENKSLLKGKGFRAVSAMGFRNATYRAGRSVLCIALIASAAFIIVAVDAFRRDVSANAFDKKSGTGGFPLLAETLLNLHYDPATVDGREELNITADSRFSPDMVAFTRFRLRRGEDTSCLNLYQPHNPRILGATDDFIQSNRFTFQDSLAQTAEEKANPWLLLNKDFSESNSKNQSQSSTSSVNPQSTIRNPQLESPQSVIPVIVDANSLTYVLHLKLGDEFLLEQTGKAALRLKIVAALSDSLFQSEFLMSEKNFLNAFINEGGYGFFLLDVESQNQTAVTAALEEKLSDYGFDVMSTAERLASFHRVENTYISTFQTLGALGLLLGTLGLATVLLRNVLERRKELALLKAIGYNARHFSLMVIAENALLLICGLVTGTACALLAIAPAFLARGGHLPTVSLALLLLAVLATGLLASVFATRAALRLPLLASLRAE; this comes from the coding sequence ATGAAAACCTCCAGGCTGATTAAACAAAACCTCCTGCATTTTTGGCGCACCAATCTCGCGGTCATCTCAGGTGTAGCGACTGCCGTGGCGGTGCTTGCCGGAGCCTTGCTCGTCGGCGATTCGGTGCGCGCCAGCCTTCGCGAATTATTTTTATCAAGGCTTGGCAATACCGATTACATCATTTCTTCGACAAGCTTTTTTCGCGAACCGCTTGCCGCCGATTTACAGGCGAATAATCAATTCAGCGCCAATTTCAAAGCCGCCTGTCCGGTCATTACTTTGAACGGATATGTAACGCACGAAAAAAGCAAACAGAGCGCCTCGCAGGTGCAGGTCTATGGCATTGATGAACGCTTCTGGCAATTTCACGGCAAAACCGCTCACCCAATCGAAGACCGCGAATTGCTTATGAGCGAGGCGCTTGCCGCTGAACTTGGAAGCAACGCCAATGATTCGATACTGCTGCGCATTGAAAAACCTTCGGCAATTCCGGCGGGGTCTTTGCACGGCAAGAAAGATGATTTAGGTCGCACCATTCGCCTCTCAATGCGCGAAGCATTGAGCGAATCCATGCTTGGCAGTTTTTCACTGCGCCCGCAACAAGGTCAGGTGCGCGCAATTTTTGTTTCCCTGCGTCGCCTGCAAAAAGATTTGGAGATGCAGGGCAAAGCCAATGCCTTACTGATTCAAGGAAGTCAGGAATCAGGAGTCGGGAGTCGGGAGTCGGGAAAGGTTGCAACGCTTGCGAAAATTTTAAAAGAGCAATTCGCGCTCGAAGATTTAGGATTGAAATTGCGCGTGCTCGAAGACCAAAGTTGTATTCAACTTGAAAGCGACAGCGCCATCATTAACGACACGATTGCCGATGAAGTAAAGACCGTTGCCGCAAGTTCCGGCGCGAAAGCCGAGCCGGTGTTGAGTTATCTGGCAAATACTATCAGCACCGAAAGCCATGCAATTCCTTATTCACTGGTCACAGCGTTTGATGAAACGCGGCTTGCGACATTGACCAAATCCAACCCGGTTTCACGCAATACATCCGCGAAAAATGATGCAAGCCATTCAACTCAAACTGCGCCGCAAAACGCGACAGGCAATGCGGAATCAGGATATGCGAATCCTCGTGCCGCGCAAGGCACAGTGACTGCGCAAAGCCCGCCGATTATTCTGAATGACTGGGCAGCAAGTGATTTGCATGCCCGGGTCGGAGATGTAATCACCCTTGAATATTATGTTTGGCAAGAAGACGGGAAATTGGAAACCGCGCGCGCCAATTTTCGACTGGCAGGTGTGACTTCAATTGCAGGCGCGGCAGCCGACCGCAATCTGGTTCCCGATTATCCGGGTATCAGTGATACCGCAAGTCTTTCGGATTGGGACCCGCCGTTTCCCGTAGACCTCAAACGTGTGCGTCCGAAAGACGATGCCTACTGGAAACAATATCGCACCACGCCGAAAGCTTTTATCGAATTGCCGGTCGGGCAAAGGCTCTGGCAAACCCGTTATGGTCGGGCGACTTCAATGAGAATTTACCCCGAAGATAAAAGCGATTTGCAAAGTTCGCTTGCAAACTTCAAAACCCGATTGCGCGATGCGCTAGACCCTGTGGCAGCGGGTTTGGTGGTATTCGATGTGAAAGCGCAAGGGTTAAAAGCATCGCAGGGCGCGACCGATTTCGGCGAATACTTTATCTATTTCAGTTTCTTTCTGGTGGTTTCAGCATTGATGCTTGCAAGCCTGTTTTTCAAACTCGGTATTGAACAGCGCGTCAGAGAAATCGGCTTGCTGCGCGCCATCGGTTTTTCCAATAGCAAAGTTCGCAACCTGTTTTTAATCGAAGGCGTGATGCTCGCGGCGCTTGGCAGTCTCATCGGCATTGTTGCAGCAATCATCTTTGCCTGGTTGTTGATGGTTGGGCTGAAAACGTTTTGGGTCGGCGCGGTCGGCACCACGCTTTTGCGATTGCACATTAGTCCAATATCGCTGATTTTCGGAAGCCTCGGCGGCGTGATTGCGGCGCTTCTGTGTATCTGGTGGACGTTGCGCGCGCTTAAACGTGCCGCGCCGCGCGCTTTGCTATCCGGCGTGGTGGTCGGCGATCAGTCGCCGGTCGTTGGTGAAAAAAACAAACGTCAGGGCTTTGCCATCGGGCGACTGTTTTCTGCCCGAGTTGCGGCAATCATTTTTGCCATACTGGGCTTTGCGCTGCTGGCGATGGCAGCAACCAATCGTATCGGGCAGGTTGCGGGATTTTTCGGGGCGGGGATTTCGCTTTTGGTTGCCTTGCTTGGTTGGCAATCGGTGTGGTTGCGCAGCGAAAACAAATCGCTACTCAAGGGCAAAGGTTTTCGCGCCGTATCGGCGATGGGATTTCGCAATGCGACGTATCGTGCCGGACGCAGCGTCCTGTGTATCGCGCTCATTGCTTCGGCGGCGTTCATTATCGTCGCGGTTGATGCGTTCAGACGCGACGTAAGCGCCAATGCGTTTGATAAAAAATCGGGAACCGGAGGATTTCCCTTGCTTGCCGAAACGCTTTTGAATTTGCATTATGACCCGGCAACCGTTGATGGACGCGAAGAATTGAACATCACCGCCGACAGCCGGTTTTCGCCCGATATGGTCGCGTTTACGCGCTTTCGACTGAGGCGCGGCGAAGATACCAGTTGTTTAAACCTCTATCAACCGCACAACCCGCGCATTCTCGGCGCAACCGACGATTTCATTCAAAGCAATCGCTTCACCTTTCAGGATTCACTGGCACAAACCGCAGAAGAAAAAGCGAATCCCTGGTTATTGCTCAACAAAGATTTTTCAGAATCAAATTCAAAAAACCAATCGCAATCATCAACCAGCAGCGTCAATCCGCAATCCACAATCCGCAATCCGCAATTGGAAAGTCCGCAATCGGTGATTCCGGTTATTGTTGATGCCAATTCGCTCACCTATGTTCTGCATTTGAAGTTGGGCGATGAATTTTTGCTCGAACAAACCGGCAAAGCGGCGCTCAGATTAAAAATTGTTGCGGCGCTCTCTGACAGCCTCTTTCAAAGCGAATTTCTGATGAGCGAGAAAAATTTTTTAAACGCCTTTATTAACGAAGGCGGATATGGATTTTTCCTGCTTGATGTCGAGTCGCAGAATCAAACCGCAGTCACTGCGGCGCTTGAAGAAAAATTATCCGATTATGGGTTTGATGTGATGTCTACGGCAGAACGTCTGGCGAGTTTTCATCGCGTCGAAAACACCTATATCTCTACGTTTCAAACCCTCGGCGCATTGGGACTGTTGCTTGGCACGCTGGGGCTTGCGACCGTGCTCTTGAGAAATGTTTTAGAGCGGCGCAAAGAGCTGGCACTACTAAAAGCCATCGGTTACAACGCCAGGCATTTTTCACTGATGGTGATTGCCGAAAACGCGCTGCTGTTAATTTGCGGACTGGTGACCGGAACCGCGTGTGCGCTACTTGCCATCGCCCCGGCGTTTCTGGCGCGTGGCGGACATTTGCCGACCGTGTCGCTGGCGCTGTTGTTGCTTGCGGTTTTAGCGACTGGTTTGCTGGCATCGGTTTTTGCTACGCGGGCGGCGCTCAGGTTGCCCTTGCTTGCTTCTTTGCGCGCCGAATAA
- a CDS encoding serine hydrolase domain-containing protein, with the protein MKLSHHRFPLLELVVMLSGIVLLPFSTFAQNHQAETLAAKVDKIFANWDKPTSPGCALGVIKDGQLIYKRGYGMADLDHDIPITSASVFHVASVSKQFTAMAIHLLAKQGKLSLDDEVKKYITELPDFGHKITIRHLLHHTSGLRDQWSLLVMAGWRLSEDVVRDEDILELVSRQKDLNFKPGDQFLYCNTGYTLLAIIVKRVSGKSLREFAAENIFKSLGMNNTFFRDDHAVIVKNQAYGYVPAANNTFKFNVPNYDTVGASSLLTTIEDLVKWDQNFYDYQVGGNDVITQMQTTTTLNNGDKFPYTHGLAVGNYKGLKIVEHSGADAGYRSHLMRFPEQKFSVACLCNLASTNPGMLARQVADVYLADLLKPEAAKPVAEIKGVTLTEEQLKLKIGAYWNPSAEDFAKVTLSNGKLYFAGGTSSELIALSENRFQMKVQPAEVRFEPGADGRLQMIVNIEGRKPILFTQMEAMNPTADELKEYAGAFYSDELDATYRIEIQDGKLFLKRKKYPAASFMTAFKDAFINIQLGTLRFTRDAQKRINGLIIGSGRIRNMRFVKQAQ; encoded by the coding sequence ATGAAATTATCCCATCACCGATTCCCTTTATTAGAACTTGTTGTCATGCTATCGGGCATCGTTCTATTGCCATTTTCAACGTTCGCGCAAAACCATCAGGCTGAAACGCTCGCCGCTAAGGTTGATAAAATTTTCGCGAATTGGGATAAGCCGACCTCGCCCGGTTGCGCGCTTGGCGTCATCAAAGACGGGCAGTTGATTTACAAACGCGGTTATGGAATGGCAGACCTCGACCATGACATTCCAATCACCTCTGCCTCAGTTTTTCACGTCGCCTCGGTTTCCAAACAATTTACTGCGATGGCGATTCACCTGCTCGCCAAACAAGGCAAACTGTCGCTTGATGATGAAGTGAAAAAATATATTACGGAATTGCCGGATTTTGGGCACAAAATCACCATTCGCCATTTACTGCATCACACCAGCGGACTGCGCGACCAGTGGAGTTTGTTGGTGATGGCGGGCTGGCGACTTTCCGAAGACGTAGTGCGCGACGAAGACATTCTCGAACTCGTATCGCGACAGAAAGATTTGAACTTCAAACCCGGCGACCAGTTTCTTTATTGCAATACCGGGTACACCTTGCTGGCGATTATCGTTAAGCGCGTGAGCGGCAAATCCCTGCGCGAATTCGCCGCTGAAAATATTTTCAAATCGCTTGGCATGAACAACACTTTCTTTCGTGATGACCATGCAGTGATTGTTAAAAATCAGGCATACGGTTATGTGCCTGCCGCCAATAATACATTCAAATTCAATGTGCCGAATTACGATACTGTGGGCGCGAGCAGTTTGCTTACCACCATCGAAGACCTCGTCAAATGGGATCAAAATTTTTACGACTATCAAGTCGGTGGAAACGACGTGATTACGCAAATGCAAACCACCACGACGCTCAATAACGGCGATAAATTCCCTTACACACATGGACTGGCAGTTGGCAATTATAAAGGTTTGAAAATCGTCGAGCATTCGGGAGCCGATGCCGGTTATCGCTCGCACCTGATGCGGTTTCCCGAACAGAAATTTTCTGTCGCCTGTCTTTGCAATCTCGCCAGCACCAATCCCGGTATGCTGGCGCGACAGGTCGCCGATGTTTATCTTGCTGACCTTCTGAAACCGGAGGCGGCGAAACCCGTTGCGGAAATTAAGGGGGTGACGCTTACCGAAGAGCAGTTGAAACTGAAAATAGGCGCGTACTGGAACCCGTCTGCCGAAGATTTCGCCAAAGTGACGCTCTCGAATGGCAAGCTCTATTTCGCGGGCGGCACAAGCAGCGAACTCATTGCGCTTTCCGAAAACCGTTTTCAGATGAAAGTGCAACCCGCCGAGGTGCGATTTGAACCGGGTGCGGATGGCAGACTCCAAATGATTGTCAATATCGAAGGCAGAAAGCCGATTCTATTTACACAAATGGAGGCGATGAATCCGACTGCCGACGAGTTGAAAGAGTATGCCGGGGCGTTTTATAGCGATGAGTTGGACGCGACTTACAGAATCGAAATCCAGGATGGCAAGCTGTTTTTGAAACGCAAAAAATATCCGGCTGCGTCGTTTATGACAGCATTCAAAGATGCGTTCATCAACATTCAACTGGGAACCCTTCGCTTTACACGCGACGCGCAAAAACGCATTAACGGATTGATTATCGGTTCGGGACGCATACGCAATATGCGCTTCGTCAAACAAGCGCAATAA
- a CDS encoding ABC transporter ATP-binding protein has protein sequence MLEITNLTKTYPTPNGTLPVLEDISLKIERGDAVSIMGPSGSGKSTLLYILGALDTPTNGSVTLDGQNPFALDEAQLATFRNQQIGFVFQDHCLLPQLTVLENVLTPTLIAEKGEDFTARAKTLLAQVGLTERLTHRPAELSGGEKQRVAIARALIMQPTMLLCDEPTGNLDHNSAEAVAGLLFELHRKQQTILVVVTHNAELAARFPKRFEMCDHHLKQI, from the coding sequence TTGCTCGAAATTACCAACTTAACCAAAACCTACCCAACACCCAACGGCACGCTTCCGGTGCTTGAAGACATCAGCTTAAAAATTGAACGCGGCGACGCGGTTTCGATTATGGGTCCTTCGGGCAGCGGCAAAAGCACACTGCTTTACATTCTCGGCGCGCTCGATACGCCAACCAATGGGAGTGTCACACTCGATGGGCAAAATCCCTTCGCGCTTGATGAAGCGCAACTCGCGACCTTTCGCAACCAACAAATCGGCTTTGTCTTTCAAGACCATTGTCTGTTGCCGCAACTCACCGTCTTGGAAAATGTGCTGACGCCGACGCTGATTGCCGAAAAAGGTGAAGATTTTACGGCGCGCGCCAAAACTTTGCTTGCGCAGGTAGGACTCACCGAGCGACTCACCCATCGACCGGCGGAACTATCGGGCGGCGAAAAACAACGTGTAGCGATTGCCCGCGCCTTGATTATGCAACCAACGATGCTTTTGTGCGATGAACCGACCGGCAACCTCGACCACAACTCCGCCGAAGCGGTCGCCGGACTTTTATTTGAACTGCACCGGAAACAACAGACTATTCTCGTGGTGGTTACTCACAACGCCGAACTCGCGGCGCGTTTTCCGAAACGCTTTGAAATGTGCGACCATCACCTTAAACAAATTTAA
- a CDS encoding glycosyltransferase family 4 protein, with protein MKLIYITAGAAGMYCGSCLRDNALAAEMKRQGHDVMLVPIYTPTLTDEVNVSQEKVFFGGISVYLEQHSALFRKTPWLLDKLWDSKFALKMAAKRSIAVDPKLLGEMTISTLKGEDGFQRKEIHKLIHWLRTEPDIDLINLPNALLIGLARPLREALKKPIVCTLQGEDLFLDGLQDAYRQTAMNLVRDNIEYVDAFIAVSNYYAEFMADYLRIPPEKIHLVPLGINLEGYSRRERENHADIFTVGYFARIAPEKGLHVLTEAYKFLRERRDAPKMRLEVAGYLGAENHDYFNKIKQQVSDWGFSNEFTYRGSLDRQGKIDFLHTLDVLSVPTPYHEPKGLFLFEAMASGIPVVQPRHGAFPEIIAKTSGGILVEPGDAKNLADGLFAIWQDRALAEELSRNGHAGVRKHYSVERMTERAVEVYTGLINQ; from the coding sequence ATGAAACTGATTTACATCACGGCTGGGGCAGCGGGTATGTATTGCGGCAGTTGTTTGCGCGATAATGCGCTGGCTGCGGAAATGAAACGCCAGGGGCACGACGTAATGCTTGTGCCTATCTACACGCCGACGCTTACCGATGAAGTGAATGTTTCGCAGGAAAAGGTCTTTTTCGGCGGCATCAGTGTTTACCTTGAACAACACTCCGCCCTGTTTCGCAAAACCCCATGGCTACTGGACAAACTCTGGGATTCAAAATTCGCTTTGAAAATGGCAGCGAAACGCTCAATCGCCGTTGACCCCAAACTGCTCGGCGAAATGACCATCTCGACCCTTAAAGGCGAAGACGGTTTTCAGCGCAAAGAGATTCATAAACTCATTCACTGGCTTAGGACCGAACCCGACATTGACCTCATCAATCTGCCGAACGCCTTGCTCATCGGACTTGCGCGACCTCTGCGCGAAGCCCTTAAAAAACCGATTGTCTGCACCCTGCAAGGCGAAGATTTATTTTTAGACGGACTGCAAGACGCTTACCGCCAAACCGCCATGAATCTGGTGCGTGACAATATCGAATACGTCGATGCCTTCATCGCGGTGAGCAATTACTACGCGGAGTTTATGGCAGATTATCTGCGCATTCCGCCGGAAAAAATTCACCTCGTGCCGCTTGGCATCAATCTCGAAGGCTACTCGCGCCGAGAGCGCGAAAACCACGCGGACATTTTTACGGTCGGCTACTTTGCGCGCATTGCACCCGAAAAAGGGCTGCACGTTTTAACCGAAGCTTACAAATTTTTGCGTGAACGCCGGGACGCGCCGAAGATGCGTCTGGAAGTTGCCGGATACCTCGGCGCTGAAAATCACGATTATTTCAATAAAATTAAACAGCAGGTAAGCGATTGGGGCTTTAGCAATGAATTCACCTATCGCGGTTCGCTCGACCGGCAGGGCAAAATCGATTTTCTGCATACGCTCGATGTGCTTTCGGTGCCGACGCCTTATCATGAACCGAAAGGCTTGTTTTTATTTGAAGCGATGGCATCAGGCATTCCGGTTGTGCAACCGCGACACGGCGCATTTCCTGAAATCATCGCGAAAACTTCCGGCGGTATCCTGGTCGAACCCGGTGATGCTAAAAATTTAGCAGACGGATTGTTTGCCATCTGGCAGGATAGAGCGTTGGCGGAAGAACTCAGCCGCAACGGACACGCGGGCGTGCGTAAACATTACAGCGTCGAACGCATGACCGAACGCGCCGTCGAAGTTTATACAGGATTAATCAATCAATGA